In one Corallococcus sp. EGB genomic region, the following are encoded:
- a CDS encoding sigma 54-interacting transcriptional regulator — MAPPGTGDLPRPVATADLSTADVSRPQGPRPASRSIPALTLVSHPTARRAGERLLLHGLLAGREVAVSRNAPDFTRPGEPLGLPLGDPFLSRKPVRFLPSGGGVRVIVDGAGLCTCAGEPLQDGREFGPDALARGVPLEFAGRVVVLLHQVPSTESQTSASLGMVGGSALLQAVRQGIERVADLDVPVLIRGETGTGKELVAQALHAQGRRKGPFVSVNLGALPKELAASELFGSVRGAFTGAQRDREGFFQAARGGTLFLDEVGEASPEVQVLLLRVLETGEMYPVGASRPVATQVRLVAATDADLEAQIADGRFRAPLLHRLAGYELRLPPLRERREDIGPLFFHFARQELEALGEARHLAPEDPFAPPWLPAALAVRLVLHPWPGNIRQLRNVARQLVIGARGQRCLDPDVLLPQEPPRPVVAPVPAPPLEQEGVSRRKSTDVGEQEMLAALRANAWDVRRAAQHLGIARSSLYDLIERSPSLRLAGDLSEEELTRCFHACQGDLDEMVKRLEVSGRALRRRLRELGLVE; from the coding sequence ATGGCCCCTCCAGGCACCGGCGACCTCCCTCGCCCCGTCGCGACCGCGGACCTGTCCACGGCCGATGTGTCACGGCCCCAGGGGCCGCGCCCCGCATCGCGCTCCATTCCGGCGCTGACCCTGGTGTCGCATCCCACGGCCCGCCGCGCCGGGGAGCGGCTGCTGCTCCACGGGCTGCTCGCGGGTCGGGAGGTCGCCGTGTCGCGCAACGCGCCGGACTTCACCCGCCCCGGAGAGCCGCTGGGGCTCCCCCTGGGTGACCCGTTCCTGAGCCGCAAGCCCGTGCGCTTCCTCCCCTCGGGCGGGGGCGTCCGCGTCATCGTCGACGGGGCGGGGCTCTGCACCTGCGCGGGCGAGCCACTCCAGGACGGCCGCGAGTTCGGCCCCGACGCGCTGGCGCGCGGTGTGCCGCTGGAGTTCGCGGGCCGGGTGGTGGTGCTCCTGCATCAGGTGCCCTCCACCGAAAGCCAGACATCGGCCTCGCTGGGCATGGTGGGCGGGAGCGCCTTGCTCCAGGCCGTGCGCCAGGGCATCGAGCGCGTGGCGGACCTGGATGTGCCCGTGCTCATCCGGGGCGAGACGGGCACGGGCAAGGAGCTGGTGGCCCAGGCGCTCCATGCGCAGGGCCGGCGCAAGGGCCCCTTCGTCAGCGTCAACCTGGGCGCCCTCCCCAAGGAGCTGGCCGCGTCGGAGCTCTTCGGCAGCGTCCGGGGCGCCTTCACCGGAGCCCAGCGCGACCGCGAGGGGTTCTTCCAGGCGGCCCGGGGCGGCACGCTCTTCCTCGACGAGGTGGGCGAGGCATCCCCCGAGGTGCAGGTGCTGCTCTTGCGCGTGCTGGAGACGGGGGAGATGTATCCGGTGGGAGCCAGCCGGCCCGTGGCCACACAGGTCCGCCTGGTCGCCGCCACGGACGCGGACCTGGAGGCGCAGATCGCCGACGGTCGCTTTCGGGCGCCCCTGCTCCACCGGCTGGCGGGCTATGAGCTGCGATTGCCGCCGCTGCGCGAGCGCCGGGAGGACATCGGGCCGCTGTTCTTCCACTTCGCCCGGCAGGAATTGGAGGCATTGGGGGAGGCCCGGCACCTGGCGCCGGAGGATCCGTTTGCTCCGCCGTGGCTGCCCGCGGCGCTGGCGGTGCGTCTGGTGTTGCATCCGTGGCCGGGGAACATCCGCCAGCTGCGCAACGTGGCCCGGCAGCTTGTCATTGGCGCGCGGGGCCAGCGCTGTCTGGACCCTGACGTCCTGCTGCCCCAGGAGCCTCCGCGTCCCGTGGTGGCCCCGGTCCCTGCGCCTCCGCTGGAACAGGAAGGTGTCTCACGCCGCAAGTCCACGGACGTGGGTGAGCAGGAGATGCTCGCGGCCCTGCGCGCGAATGCGTGGGACGTCCGGAGGGCCGCCCAGCACCTGGGCATCGCGCGCTCCTCGCTCTACGACCTCATCGAGCGCAGCCCCAGCCTCCGCCTGGCGGGAGACCTGAGCGAGGAGGAACTCACCCGCTGCTTCCACGCGTGCCAGGGGGACCTGGACGAAATGGTCAAGCGATTGGAGGTCTCCGGGAGGGCCCTGCGCCGGCGCCTGCGGGAGCTGGGACTGGTGGAGTGA
- the pruA gene encoding L-glutamate gamma-semialdehyde dehydrogenase, with protein MLNAFPRVPAPKNEPVLSYAPGTPERAELQSTLKRMSGERIDIPVVIGGKHVKSGKTDTVRMPHRHQHVLATLHEADAGHVEQAIQNAMSVKEDWARMPFHARAAIFLRAAELLATRYRPLLNGSSMLGQSKTAHQAEIDAACELIDFLRYNVHFASQILALQPENSAQTWNMTDYRPLDGFVFAIAPFNFTSIALNLCVSPALMGNVVLWKPSSTQALSAWYSLELMREAGLPDGVINMLPGDGPTVGNPVLASPHLGGIHFTGSTPTFNHLWKTVGENIGRYKQYPRLVGETGGKDFIFAHPSAADDLEALAVAIVRGGYEYQGQKCSAASRVYVPESLWPKLKSRLQALIGEIKMGDVADFRNFMGAVIDERSFKKVSSYIELAKSGNDASIVAGGGTDKSEGWFVQPTLVQCNSPRHRIMTEEIFAPLVGVYVYPDAKLEEALKECDQSASYALTGAIFARDRKAIEQMMSGLRNAAGNFYINDKPTGAVVGQQPFGGSRASGTNDKSGSMINLFRWSSPRTIKENFAPPVKVPYPFMDSDPKEGAL; from the coding sequence GTGCTCAACGCCTTCCCCCGCGTCCCGGCTCCCAAGAACGAGCCCGTCCTCTCCTACGCCCCCGGCACCCCGGAGCGCGCGGAGCTCCAGTCCACGCTCAAGCGCATGAGCGGGGAGCGCATCGACATCCCCGTCGTCATCGGGGGCAAGCACGTGAAGTCCGGCAAGACGGACACCGTGCGCATGCCGCACCGGCACCAGCACGTGCTGGCCACCCTGCACGAGGCCGACGCGGGCCACGTGGAGCAGGCCATCCAGAACGCCATGAGCGTGAAGGAGGACTGGGCGCGGATGCCCTTCCACGCGCGGGCGGCCATCTTCCTGCGCGCCGCGGAGCTGCTCGCCACGCGCTACCGCCCGCTGCTCAACGGCTCGTCCATGCTGGGCCAGTCCAAGACGGCGCACCAGGCGGAGATCGACGCGGCGTGCGAGCTCATCGACTTCCTGCGCTACAACGTCCACTTCGCGAGTCAGATCCTGGCCCTCCAGCCGGAGAACTCCGCGCAGACGTGGAACATGACGGACTACCGGCCGCTGGACGGGTTCGTCTTCGCCATCGCGCCGTTCAACTTCACCTCCATCGCGCTGAACCTCTGCGTGTCGCCCGCGCTGATGGGCAACGTGGTGCTGTGGAAGCCGTCCTCCACGCAGGCCCTGAGCGCGTGGTACAGCCTGGAGCTGATGCGCGAGGCGGGCCTGCCCGACGGCGTCATCAACATGCTGCCCGGCGACGGCCCCACGGTGGGCAACCCGGTGCTGGCGAGCCCCCACCTGGGCGGCATCCACTTCACCGGCTCCACGCCCACGTTCAATCACCTGTGGAAGACGGTGGGAGAGAACATCGGCCGCTACAAGCAGTACCCGCGGCTGGTGGGTGAGACGGGCGGCAAGGACTTCATCTTCGCGCACCCGTCCGCGGCGGACGACCTGGAGGCGCTCGCCGTCGCCATCGTGCGCGGCGGCTACGAGTACCAGGGCCAGAAGTGCAGCGCGGCCAGCCGCGTCTACGTGCCGGAGTCCCTGTGGCCCAAGCTGAAGTCGCGGCTCCAGGCGCTCATCGGTGAAATCAAGATGGGCGACGTGGCGGACTTCCGGAACTTCATGGGCGCGGTCATCGACGAGCGCTCATTCAAGAAGGTGTCCAGCTACATCGAGCTGGCGAAGTCCGGCAACGACGCGAGCATCGTCGCGGGCGGCGGCACGGACAAGAGCGAGGGCTGGTTCGTGCAGCCCACGCTGGTGCAGTGCAACAGCCCGCGCCACCGCATCATGACAGAGGAGATCTTCGCGCCGCTGGTGGGCGTGTACGTCTACCCGGACGCGAAGCTCGAGGAGGCGCTGAAGGAGTGCGACCAGTCCGCGAGCTACGCGCTCACCGGCGCCATCTTCGCGCGCGACCGCAAGGCCATCGAGCAGATGATGAGCGGCCTGCGCAACGCGGCGGGCAACTTCTACATCAACGACAAGCCCACGGGCGCGGTGGTGGGCCAGCAGCCGTTCGGCGGCAGCCGCGCGTCCGGCACCAACGACAAGTCCGGGTCGATGATCAACCTGTTCCGCTGGTCCAGCCCGCGCACCATCAAGGAGAACTTCGCGCCGCCGGTGAAGGTCCCCTACCCGTTCATGGACAGCGACCCGAAGGAAGGGGCCCTCTAG
- a CDS encoding aldose epimerase — translation MSGPFPGIAGLQTYALEDGGCRVEVIPTRGALVTRMVVDGEDVLYLDEGTVADLTKNVRGGIPVLFPIAGPLPGDTYPADRKAYTLPQHGFARKLPWTVRQAERSLLVLGLTSSEETLRQYPWEFDAQLAFSLTGRRLTLDFDVENRDTRPLPLHLGYHPYFRVPQGNKAKARVETDATHAWDNRAKHEVPFTGLDLTAQEVDMHLRDHSAPGTVLERGPGLTPVKLSWSQEFRLLVVWTLQGKDFVCVEPWTAAAGALATGEGLLHVAPGERVSLAFDIEA, via the coding sequence ATGAGCGGACCGTTCCCGGGCATCGCGGGGCTTCAGACGTATGCGCTGGAGGACGGCGGCTGCCGCGTGGAGGTGATTCCCACGCGCGGCGCGCTCGTCACGCGCATGGTGGTGGATGGCGAGGACGTGCTCTATCTGGACGAGGGCACCGTCGCAGACCTCACGAAGAACGTGCGCGGGGGCATCCCCGTGCTCTTCCCCATCGCCGGCCCCCTGCCCGGGGACACGTATCCGGCGGACCGCAAGGCGTACACGCTGCCGCAGCACGGCTTCGCCCGGAAGCTGCCGTGGACGGTGCGCCAGGCGGAAAGGTCGCTGCTGGTGCTGGGGCTCACGTCGTCGGAGGAGACGCTGCGCCAGTACCCGTGGGAGTTCGACGCGCAGCTGGCGTTCTCGCTCACGGGCCGGCGGCTGACGCTGGACTTCGACGTGGAGAACCGGGACACGCGGCCGCTGCCGCTGCACCTGGGCTATCACCCGTACTTCCGCGTGCCGCAGGGCAACAAGGCAAAGGCGCGCGTGGAGACGGACGCCACGCACGCGTGGGACAACCGCGCGAAGCACGAGGTGCCCTTCACCGGGCTGGACCTCACGGCGCAGGAGGTGGACATGCACCTGCGCGACCACTCGGCGCCGGGCACGGTGCTGGAGCGCGGGCCGGGCCTGACTCCCGTGAAGCTGTCGTGGAGCCAGGAGTTCCGCCTGCTCGTCGTGTGGACGCTGCAGGGCAAGGACTTCGTCTGCGTGGAGCCGTGGACGGCCGCCGCCGGGGCGCTGGCCACCGGCGAGGGCCTGTTGCACGTGGCCCCCGGTGAGCGCGTGTCGCTGGCGTTCGACATCGAGGCGTAG